From the Choristoneura fumiferana chromosome 15, NRCan_CFum_1, whole genome shotgun sequence genome, the window GCTtcttaaaaaacaaagtttattaagAGTGCTATCTGCTAAACGGCATCTAATGTCCGTTGCAATGTACCTAGCTGCTGAGAATGCCCTCTCCGACTCAACACTGGTTGGCAATGGCAACAGCGTGACTAAACAATTATAATGCAAACTGCTAAAATCTCCCCCTTGTTCCTTCACACTCaaataaatccttttttttatgACTGACTCTAATTTATCTAAGCTCGTGGATACACGTGTAAAAGGACTTTTAGACGCTCGCAGAGTTTGCAGACCACTGCCGCCCAATCCCGGCAATCTCGAACGGGATCTCGTCATATTATGCTTCGGGATTGATCCCGAAAAATTACACGAGATCTCGCGAGATCGGGACCCCGCGAGATCGGGATTGCATTCCCGCATACTTATCCGTCcgaatgtaatatttgtcagaatgattgtttgtcataactattTTTACTCTGAATCCAATAACTGTTCAGAATTGCTATagaacaaacctaacctaacgtacAGTTTTCTAAAgtgtgaccatttaaaaatttcacaaaaacttACGGTTTCTTGCAAAGGTTACatacattatgacttgcgaaaattatgcgaCGCTATTATatcgggtgtcccaaaaaggacgcaagatttcaatttgccgccatttttgtattttagtgctggcaaccctaaaaaaaaactatttgacagctgaatgtttagggtttgtaaaaatggcgggttATACGAAGGatcaacgcgtttttattattgaacaatatttcaaaagaagtttggcgtgtacggttcgaaaattccgtgcaaaatatggtcggaatattgacttgacttcatcaactgtgagcagagtggttgcaaaattcagggagagtggaatcaattcatgatgttcattccactggtcgtccaaaaacaagccgtcaaatggcaatgctttaaaagaggaaattcgaCGCTGCATTGGATAAATTCAGCCGCATCTATGCTAAATGatcatagaaaattttgacaaaagagtgcgtatgtgccagcaaagcctaggaggacatttgcctgacgtattattccacaaataaccctattttatgtatttcaagattttatatataaatatattataacgaaaaaaaatgtgtttttcatcaatttcaaatcttgcgtcctttttgggacatcCTTTACATACACCAGCTCCGGCTAACGTTACTTCGATGCCGCAAAACATACGGCACCGCTGCAGTTACCTCGGGGCTCTGCTGCAGCAGCTGGCAGGTGCAGCCTAGCAGCTGGTGAACTGTGCCCGACCAGCCAGCCCTGCCCTAGTGGCGTCGCTGCAGTTACCGTGGGTAGGGCTTCTGCCGAAGTAGATGCCacattggcgtgcattgagcAGGCAGCAAGGTAGGCAGTGCCTAGTGTGCGATGCTGCGGTGAAatactgcctaccctggaactGACCTAATGTACGCCTATGCTGCCAGGTGCAGTCTAGCAGCTGGTGAACTGTGCCCGACCAGCCAGCCCTGCCCTAGTGGCGTCGCTGCAGTTACCGTGGGTAGGGCTTCTGCCGAAGTAGATGCCacattggcgtgcattgagcAGGCAGCAAGGTAGGCAGTGCCTAGTGTGCGATGCTGCGGTGAAatactgcctaccctggaactGACCTAATGTACGTCTATGCTGCCAGATGCAGTCTAGCAACTGGTGAACTGTGCCCGACCAACCAGCCCTGCCCTAGTGGCGTCGCTGCAATTACCTCGGTGCTCTGCCGCAGCAGCTGCCAAGTGCAGTCTAGCAGCTGCGTGAACACGGGCGAGCGTTCCCGCCCGTCGCACGCCACGTGCCCGCAGCGCATGGTGAATTTGTGCCCGAACGACAGCCAGTCCTTCTCAATCAGCGCCTGGAAAGAAATACCACATTAGCGTACATTAGCTAGCGAATTCACATGATGCGTAAGTATTGAAATCTCTAAAGGCCGCAAGCACGATctaaggttaaaaaaaaactttgttaaaTCTGGATTAGGGGTGACAGAGCGTCAATATATTTTGACAGTATCTAACCCCTCTTTTTTCGAGCGAGCACGCCTTCGCGGTGCGGTCCAGCCGGCGCGGCAGTGTACACACAGACACGCCTCACGCACCTGGTACTCGTTGATGGTGCGGTAGTGTGGCTCCAGTAAGAGCGCGGCCAGCGAGCACGCTTGTGCGGTGCGGTCCAGCCGGCGCGGCAGTGTACACACAGACACGCCTCACGCACCTGGTACCCGTTGATGGTGCGGTAGTGTGGCTCCAGTAAGAGCGCGGCCAGCGAGCATGCTTGCGCGGTGCGGTCCAGCCGGAGCGGCAGTGTACACACAGACACGCCTCACGCACCTGGTACCCGTTGATGGTGCGGTAGTGTGGCTCCAGTAAGAGCGCGGCCAGCGAGCATGCTTGCGCGGTGCGGTCCAGCCGGCGCGGCAGTGTACACACAGACACGCCTCACGCACCTGGTACCCGTTGATGGTGCGGTAGTGTGGCTCCAGTAAGAGCGCGGCCAGCGAGCACGCTTGTGCGGTGCGGTCCAGCCGGCGCGGCAGTGTACACACAGACACGCCTCACGCACCTGGTACCCGTTGATGGTGCGGTAGTGTGGCTCCAGTAAGAGCGCGGCCAGCGAGCATGCTTGCGCGGTGCGGTCCAGCCGGTGCGGCAGTGTACACACAGACACGCCTCACGCACCTGGTACCCGTTGATGGTGCGGTAGTGTGGCTCCAGTAAGAGCACGGCCAGCGAGCATGCTTGCGCGGTGCGGTCCAGCCGGCGCGGCAGTGTACACACAGACACGCCTCACGCACCTGGTACCCGTTGATGGTGCGGTAGTGTGGCTCCAGTAAGAGCGCGGCCAGCGAGCATGCTTGCGCGGTGCGGTCCAGCCGGTGCGGCAGTGTACACACAGACACGCCTCACGCACCTGGTACCCGTTGATGGTGCGGTAGTGTGGCTCCAGTAAGAGCGCGGCCAGCGAGCATGCTTGCGCGGTGCGGTCCAGCCGGCGCGGCAGTGTACACACAGACACGCCTCACGCACCTCGTACCCGTTGATGGTGCGGTAGTGTGGCTCCAGTAAGAGCGCGGCCAGCGAGCACGCTTGTGCGGTGCGGTCCAGCCGGCGCGGCAGTGTACACACAGACACGCCTCACGCACCTGGTACCCGTTGATGGTGCGGTAGTGTGGCTCCAGTAAGAGCGCGGCCAGCGAGCACGCTTGTGCGGTGCGGTCCAGCCGGCGCGGCAGTGTACACACAGACACGCCTCACGCACCTGGTACCCGTTGATGGTGCGGTAGTGTGGCTCCAGTAAGAGCGCGGCCAGCGAGCACTCTTGCGCGGTGCGGTCCAGCCGGCGCGGCAGTGTACACACAGACACGCCTCACGCACCTGGTACCCGTTGATGGTGCGGTAGTGTGGCTCCAGTAAGAGCGCGGCCAGCGAGCACGCTTGTGCGGTGCGGTCCAGCCGGCGCGGCAGTGTACACACAGACACGCCTCACGCACCTGGTACCCGTTGATGGTGCGGTAGTGTGGCTCCAGTAAGAGCGCGGCCAGCGAGCACGCTTGCGCGGTGCGGTCCAGCCGGCGCGGCAGTGTACACACAGACACGCCTCACGCACCAGGTACCCGTTGATGGTGCGGTAGTGTGGCTCCAGTAAGAGCGCGGCCAGCGAGCACGCTTGTGCGGTGCGGTCCAGCCGGCGCGGCAGTGTACACACAGACACGCCTCACGCACCTGGTACCCGTTGATGGTGCGGTAGTGTGGCTCCAGTAAGAGCGCGGCCAGCGAGCACGCTTGCGCGGTGCGGTCCAGCCGGCGCGGCAGTGTACACACAGACACGCCTCACGCACCTGGTACCCGTTGATGGTGCGGTAGTGTGGCTCCAGTAAGAGCGCGGCCAGCGAGCACGCTTGCGCGGTGCGGTCCCATCCGTCGCTGCAGTGCACGCACACAGACACGCCCGACTGTATCGCCGACGCTATCCACTGGGACGTGTCCAATATCGATCTGCGGGAAGCGTTTGACGattcacatttttttgttctcctAAAATCTGGCACTGAACCGTTGACAATAGTTGACATAAGGTAAGCtaaggggtcatccataaagtacCTCACACTAGTTTTGACCCTTTTAGTCGACCAAGAAaatgctttaccaattttaatgacagttccttcttcagaaataaaacaataatgcccggttcacattattctaGTAAAttcgttccagtagcatgacactgcggtgctcgatcgataaTGTCTAACTCGTTTGGTTTGTGACCTCGCAATGTAAACCGGGCGTAAGGCTGATTGTCACATGCTTCTGAACTTGTatatactattacttattctgtggtataattcagagttgtccattttccatttgcaccaaatgacactAAACTTAcgagtcgttggcgtcgaaaaggttaagcgctacaaatgacattaaaccttagCGTGGTAAAACAAATTCTAGGTCGACTACTTTCATTCAGCCGATCGTTACGTTTAACTAAGTCATTAATAcgtccgctccgctcgcggtggaaaccgCACTTAAGACCTTTCGGACCCTTTTTTTTGGACCCggtttttttatgataaatgGAATACAAGCAAGCGGCTTATAGACCAATAGAGTACCAGTaagacaatattaaattatgtcACTGCTTTGTATTAATTGGGTACAAAACTCACTTTATATGTTTTAGCCATCCCGACGACTCCAACCCGCTTAGAAATGATGACATTGTTGGAGAGTTCTGTTCGCAAGCTGTAATtgaaaattaacatttttagattttttcttattgtttgtcctataagagctaccttcaaaTAATAGACGGCGCGGACttaacctcctaagtcctcgcgtactttataaaagACCAAtcaacactaagaataacgacCGAATGTAAGTACTTTTATAAAGTATAAacattgttaatttaataaagaattctaagaattttgaaacaatgtccaaaataacaaagcaggtataccacgtctaggtcttaagcacaaagtttattaaaaaatgtctGGACTCGGGaagtttaaaacttaaaacacaaaacagataagtacagaagtcaatctcatgtatgtatAAGTACTTCACTTTCCTATCTAcactcggcggtcgctctagggttgtcaactatggcttatgcacaaaaaactgtcgtggtagtggcactcgtatctagttgttagatttaggggctgtttcaccatacattgattagtgttaatagacggttaaatgtgatgccctctccgtctattcgaacaaaataaatagatacggtctcacatttaaccgtcagttaacactaatcaatggatggtgaaacagccccttattgttgagaatggaacgggaagaatggaaatataaattaataataactaaaatattttattattaatgtcattgttatattacaaatatgtcacagaaaatatcttgcggcgatttcgacattggcgaaatgtaagattattatattttaaagtgtaataaattcgcattccccattattgcacaaaaagttcacagacgcgtgtctcaagcggatgacACTCGCGCTCGCagtggtcccaaccggtccgagatatcgtatccatgagcagtgtctatgtgtgcgttgctcgagcgcactttgtatgtagattgatttctgtaggtacctatctgttttgctcttaaaatcatatttccctCTCGCTGTGAGCaagaaagtaaataataattagagcTTAGAGATACTAACCcaaaacttttttgttattattacaataatatagAAAAAGTGACTCACTTTCCACAAGTTTTTGCAAGCTCTTCCTCATAACGTGTATGTTCCCGATACCCATGAACTGGAATTTGATGTTTTCGTAGAACGCCTCGTTTTCATAGCCCTTGCCGGCTGCGCGATTTACCATTGCGTTTATCTGTGGATGAAAGTATACATTAATTAAtgaaatcagcccacatccacccactgctgagATGCAAGTAAACGATAttcatttaaagttaaatacaaTAGGTACCACGGAAAAAGGCAGGCATCAGTCCTATAAAACATATAATTAGTCCGCAAGTTGGGTTTTCAAAATTacgatatttttcttttgtcaatgcTGGGACCCTAGTAAAAAAAGGCGTTAAGTCTGCAGAAATTacgctattttctattttatgtgtatagGGGTTGAAGTCaaaatcagctgttcaacttctgcagaattaaccACTTTTTCACTAGGGACCCAGTGGACATTATAGCCGTTTAAATTTCCGTTTGACTTCACACTTACGTTCACTTTAGGGGCCATttatgaccatttaaaaatggGGTAAGgccgttgtaatttttttttgattgacaaaagaaaaattacgtgTCCTATATGTTGTTGATAAcactaactgacggactaaatataatatttattattttactcagGAATTTCAGAAAACTTAGTACTTTGTCACTGTATGCtttctgtcaattttatacaaaagttcaaacataaAGTGTCagcgacaaggtactaaagtgtcaagatttttttaacctCGACTTTACATAGCGGATAATGCTTATATTAAGTGCTCCCTTGTACTTATAGGGTGGACCTTACGTACCCGTGTGATCCGTAAGCACAATGGAGCGCGCAGTATCTACTTCATTCCAACAGGTCACAAACGTTCTTATTGATTAATATTTAAGGCCATCGGTTacataaacattaaaatatgtaaaatagaGCCAACTCACCCGAGGCCTAGTGTCCACGACATACATGTAGCCGCAATTCGGATTCGCTCGCCTTATGAGATCAAGCATCTGTTCGTCTTCCAtacacctgaaaaaaaaaagtaaataaacacgAGAAAATAATATATTCCCTAACTAGGAAGTCTGTGAACACTCATAAACGTTTCATGGAATGATTTTAATCCCTAACCATTTATTAAGtagcctttgcccgcggcttcgtccgcgtggaattcggttatcgcgcgcgttccctcggtaactgtgcatttttccgggataaaaagttccctatgtcactctctggcccataaactatctctgtgccaaaaatcacgtcgatccgtcgctccgtttcaacgtgaaaaacggacaaacatacaaacacacacacacttccgcattttttaatattagtatggattgaacATGAGCTGAGCGCCTTACAGTTCAACCACCACACGCGCAATCGGTGGCCAATGCGAAATTACACTATGTGTATTCATTTTTATGCCTGTTAAGTGTTATACCATTTTTATATTATGCGTGGTGATGTTATGTATGTCAATTAGGTTCGTGCCGGCAGCCGGCCGCGCGACCTGACGCTGGCACTGCCCAGCTGCGAGTGTTAGGCATCGTTGCTCACCTTGCGCTGAACCCGCTGAGCGGCTGGCTGCAGCGCGCGATGGCCGCCTTGTTGTGGTGCAGGTAAGCCAGCGCCGGCAGCCGCCCGCGCGACCTGAAGCTGGCGCTGCCCAGCAGGACGGCCGTCGAGGCTCGTGCGGGCACGTAGATCTCGCTGGGATATGTGTCGCATAGCTGAAACCAATAAAGGCCAAAGCTAGCGCGGGTGCACTGAGCGCGCCACGCCTGCGGGCGCGAATGCAGATAAAACCCTATGCACGCGACGcatgcagttagcgctgctcgtactagttttcaataggcgtccagTCCACCCGCACCGTGCAAACCGCATCAGCTAGCATAGGTCCTATCCTAGCACGTAATGAATGGCGGTCTAACATTGATCGTTTCCTTCGGCACTTCCTGCTACGTATAGTGAAATTGTGGAATTATCTTCTGTCAGCAGTGTTTCCAGATAAATGTGACACCAAGGCTTTCAAGAACACGGCTTATACTTGCTTTAAAGACCGGCAACAGACCAATGAgtccttgagttgttggtactcatggCCGGTGTTGATCATTTCCCATCCCATCCTTCTCATTTTTTTATGAGTAGCTAGGTTTTGGGCCAGTACAGAATTTAcggcagtacctacctaccgtaGAGTGAAGAATAAGCAACCCAGAGAACGAGGGAAGCGTGAGTTAGGTATCATGCTTTGGATGCAAGACGCAGTCAACTGATATTAACAACTTCCCTGTCCAAGGAGTCATTATGATTTCATAGAGTATTTTGGGACAAGCTCAAGAGTCTTATACGActcgtttttacccgactgcaaggagaggtaacGTTTTTCGCGAGTATTAATGTGTTACCCAAACGTGGCTCAATGCCCCAGTTCGAGCAGTATGGACGTGTAGAAAAAAACCCTTACCTAACATAAAGGGTGCCCGTGggattgttaaataaaaacattgtgTGGGGACAGTGAAGTTGTTAAAGTGGTCACCTCATAGTCTTTATTGGCAGTGCAGAGCACCCACTGTTCGTTGGGCACGTTCATCCGTTGGAACTCTGTCTGGACGTCGAAGAAGTTCCACCCGGCAGACTTGGGCAGGTCCTCGGGCGTCGACTTGTAGTGGAAGCAGTACAACTCCTCGATTTCCGCTGgaacaacaattttttttgtgaaatcaaTTATCTCTGCGGAGCATTTCTTAactggagttttttttttcatatgttaTTGTTGTGTACGCAAAATACGGATCTTGCTTGTGTTATCCCACTTTCCACTAcgactaaatattataaatgcaatagTTTGTGTGTGTAGctaggtgtgtgtgtgtgtgtgtgtgtgtgtgtgtgtgtgtgtgtgtgtgtgtgtgtgtgtgtgtgtgtttgttactccttcacgctaaatcGGCTGGGCgcatttgcatgaaatttggtacgtagataactggaataacacataggctactttttattccgatattcccaagggatagggataaaatattgaaatttcaactgctgggttaagagtcatgaaattttgtacagtgtTGTTCtaaacacaacctcaatgaagatcacgatataaattttgggatttcccaggggaattttgtgaaattccggaatttcaattgtaactaccagatcgaatagtttacgcgtgcaaagccgcgggtaaactagtattataaatgcgaaactttgtattctgtttgtttgtttgttaccgaTGTTATCCGATTTAGACAaaattctgtatacagatagtttcgagtcccggggataggcataggatagtttttcccgaaaattgcatagttcccgcgggatagcgataaacgaattctacgcagacggaatcgcgggcaactgctagtccggaacatacatacatatttttacgaAATTGACACTGCATCATTTTATCAATGTTGTCAAAACTTCAATTATTGGACTGCTTAAATAGCTAAGCCTAGAGTTTTCAAAGAACGTCGCTGTATTTTACACAGATTTGAGTACGGGTATATTGAGAAGAATCTGTCTTGTAAATTGAAACGAATGAAGCTGTTCGACACAGATCGCTGTCTCGGGTCGAGCTAAGCTGCGGAAACAATTGATAGCGGGCACGTGCGCTAGGTGTCAACCAGACCCTaaaccacgaagtgcaaaattctaacttcgtatcttgccgtcccgttgacgctaatattattaaatacgagagtgacagggacAGGGACAGGGTtatcccgtgtggtgtcgggtaagaattacacctctccatttcttccgtggatgtcgtaagaggcgactgaggatataggttaaggtataccgtaggtgacaggctagcaagttagcaacctgtcactattgtaccgtttttgtcaaacttaaaacctaaaattagaagtggctccgaagcggttacgtttcgtgtgctctgccttccccatttggaaatacaggcgtgatgtttgtgtgtgacagggacggtacgatatgaacttcgatttctCGTAGTAGCCTTTTCTCTAGGCGCCTAGGAGATTCAGCTGTATCCACCAGAGGTGTGCTGTGCGatgataggtaaatgaagcgtttctattggttcatgaaaaacacgttccccgcaacacatcctcacacatctctggtggaaacacggAGCCATTAGCTATCTAGGCGCCCCGGGCGAGTCGTGCCTTTGGCGCTATTTTAGATACGACAAGCGACAAAATGACAGGGCGTGTTTGTTAGACGTAGAATACTCATAGTCACTCCTACGAGATAAGTCTGTAAAATTTAATACGCTGAGTCAGTcagtcaacatttttttttgtaaatttcttaataaataattatgtttacagactgacctactgcagacccctgatacacatgctacgATACGAACCCTTAAGGAGTTCGTGGACCCTACTTTAAGAAAGCCTGCTTTAAATTGATAAAAGTAGGTAAACGCGGTTAAGCTGAGCTGGCGCGCGGCGCCCTGTAGTAGGTACCTGGCGCCCAGGATAGCCACCTTGGTAGAACCTAAAGTCTGATGTCAATCTACAGGTATTACAAAAAGATCTGGAGGGTGGCATCGCTAAGACCTTTACAGAGTTCTAGGAACGTTTTCTTTCAACACATGCACACCTGGATAACAATCAGTACACAGTGGTTGTCCCAGTTGCGGACTCACTCACCTGGTTGACTCAACCTCAGCAGCGTCTGATGCATTTCATGGCAGTCCCTCTCCCGAGGTATGACGAAGAAGACCGACTGGAAGGTCTTCGTGCGGACCAGCAGCGGCGAGCCCGTGGTCGTGATGGGCAGACGCTCCACAGTCGATATGTGCATTAGGAGGATCTGTAAGTGCAAGGTGGTAtagtgagcaaagaaattactCATCATCATGTAGTTAAGAgcctagctcttgtcggtggagtaatcgccattctGTATGCCTCTCTCTGTCAATGCTatgagctcctgatacgacattacATTAATTTTCTCTTTGACTTGATCCATAAACGCACATCTCGGCCCTCCCCTGCCTCTCCTGCCCTTTATTTTCTCTTCAAAGAAACGTGAGAAGTTGTTGTTGATTGAGGATTGGGCTATCATAACGGAAAAAAATACTATGATTCCTAGTCTTCCACAGCACAGCGCTGGAGCTAGCTCATACTTAGCAACGTCTGCTATTGACCTGACCGACCACAGTCAATGCACACAAACAACTCACCCATGTCTCTTTCTTCATGTCGTGGTCCACGAATATAAGGTGCGTGGTGGCGAAGTACAGTGTGCCCTTCGAAGGGTTCCGCAGGTTGTATTTGTCCATGAGCTGGACATTCTCCAACTGAAACAAAGACAACCACTTTATTACAAACAAGTTTGAAGTTGCTTACAATTTCATCTGAATCACGCAGAAACTTTGTGATTTTCCGCGATAGAAAGTAACACGTTAATAGCAGCGTAGCGTACTGACTCAGCGAGATACCTGGCGAAACAAATGCACGAACCACTATTTGACTTTAACTCATCCAGCTGCCAATATACCTACGCTTTGCAAACGGTTAAGAGGAAGGCGTAACAGTAACAGTGATCATCCCCATAAAATGCCACACTTAATATTAGCTCCAGAGTAAAATGCCGCTGAACAGATGGATATAATGTAGAGTTGCCAACCCCAGGCCCCGTTTCCCCAGGCCCAGGACACATCCTGCTTTTGGGGTGTCCTGGGGCGTATTGGAAAGTTTTTAAGAAGATTCCTGGGTTTTTAAAGCGTCTTGAGAAGGTCATGTAGTTTAAAATTAGCACGCCATCTTAACATAATGGAACTTTAAGAGTTTTGATTTTACCATTTGCCGCGGAtccttaaggctgcgtttcaaaCAGAGATCTGCGAGAAATGAATTTTTCACGAACCAATacgaacgcttcatttacttcgctgtttccaccaaagcggtgctgtgcgaggataggtaaatgtttcttttgtttctattggttcatgaaaaacaaattcctcgcacatctctggtggaaacgcagcctaaaaaatattttttcctgttgCCTACCACCAAATATCAAAACTCCGAAAAAGCTATCAATGCACGGAGAATATCTGTTTTATTCGTTACCGAATCCTCTGATGAATGATGATGGATACGGTCACTAAATAACCCCGATCCATTTCCGTACGCAACCGATCTGGCCCGCGGGAATACGCAGCCGAATTTTTTCGCACCACGTATATTAATCAGAGTGAGAGAAAGCAtccagtattttagaaaatcgAATACCTACTGCGTAAAGaagccacagcagagcgtgcaaaaatatctgatacgccTAATGGCCCTATTTTATGTACgcttgttgcgtcagatatAGGTCCTGGTCCTTGTACAGGGAAGTGGACAAATCAAGACACTGGACCTGGTAACTGGAGGAGTCAAGATAGCTACACAATATGGACTTGTGAGTAGGAAGATATAATTTACATTAGCATGCTTGTAGAAACGTAGAACAAATCGAATAGAATTATGAACGTAGTTATTACACGATGATTGTTTATAGGTTGTGGATCCGGCATCAGGCACCAATTTTTCTAATTATATGATATATTTTTCGTCTCTTGACTGCCGATTAAAAAACATTGCGTATATATAGATATAGGAAACTGGACGAGTTTCGAGTAAGACAGTTGACGAAATAGTAGCAATACTCAAGAAGATAACATTTTGAGATTTGTACATTGACGACATGGCATGGAATAATTTACCTAATAGCAAAGTTAATAAAGATGTCGAAAAAAGAACGTTGACATATTCGTCCTGTGCCGTTAAATGAATAAATGGCGTAATTCACGCGATTAAAACATAAACATTAACGTATTTTTATACTCCAATGCATGTAAAAGGACGTAATATGTTTGATAAGGGACATAAAAGGCTCCCATTACAATGAAAAACTCATAAAAGAATACGTTCAAACGTAACCATTGTGttttatgataattatgatAACGGTGccttacaatttattttacccGATGAACAGACATCATCAAATCTGCCACCAAGATCTCTATTATATAATGTGTTAGCCAAGCGGCCAATAGAGACCGATCGAGAAGAATCGCGAAGGCAGCGTCCACAATG encodes:
- the Mtmr6 gene encoding LOW QUALITY PROTEIN: myotubularin related protein 6 (The sequence of the model RefSeq protein was modified relative to this genomic sequence to represent the inferred CDS: inserted 1 base in 1 codon) codes for the protein MALSSLSASNMLGELGRLASWLKGDCVAPQEYAGLAVTEKLENVQLMDKYNLRNPSKGTLYFATTHLIFVDHDMKKETWILLMHISTVERLPITTTGSPLLVRTKTFQSVFFVIPRERDCHEMHQTLLRLSQPAEIEELYCFHYKSTPEDLPKSAGWNFFDVQTEFQRMNVPNEQWVLCTANKDYELCDTYPSEIYVPARASTAVLLGSASFRSRGRLPALAYLHHNKAAIARCSQPLSGFSARCMEDEQMLDLIRRANPNCGYMYVVDTRPRINAMVNRAAGKGYENEAFYENIKFQFMGIGNIHVMRKSLQKLVETCEQNSPTMSSFLSGLESSGWLKHIKSILDTSQWIASAIQSGVSVCVHCSDGWDRTAQACSLAALLLEPHYRTINGYQALIEKDWLSFGHKFTMRCGHVACDGRERSPVFTQLLDCTWQLLRQSTEAFQFNERFLLTLHDHVHACQYGTFVGNCQKDRRDLRLSERTFSLWGYMANHLNEYKNPLYNPKAHPDALKPDLSAQSIRFWRGMYCRHESGVHPREPLGDLLPAAADHCSALDHHINYLAKRITTFKNLLSGKKEKSKETTVVNYQNGNDDAVEIETKTEQLQIDNKLIYDESSSLTELECANHDHPLKDAAAARPDRIPLITEKAHESIPASLPELEAEVNSVALDWKSIKSVTECSCSTPLDHFSRKHHCWGCGRCVCTRCVSARAPLXALASPRAAPLCAACAPQAPSPLPPPRTSVQ